In Blastopirellula sp. J2-11, a single genomic region encodes these proteins:
- a CDS encoding DUF1559 domain-containing protein produces MKPITTLPTIRSGRRGFTLVELLVVIAIIGVLIALLLPAVQQAREAARRMQCTNQMRQIALAQHNFHDTFRELPPGSQGNDPWGRDSWSYYGFILPFIEQTAMYEQLDFTNKINGAVGRGGDARINLLDTMICPSDDTNIQEEAVPEWRNALHNYVVCYGDSNYNSGTPWNVVDGYTGTAGMFVPEKRAKLRDATDGLSNTLLVSEIITPTQQDVWSSMGRTQVAMGAGFTTYLTPNADANDRTNRCHTNLGGAMGAKCTQHADWDWGANVVAARSWHTGGVNAAMADGSVRFVSETINVTTWRNLGGRSDGQVVGEF; encoded by the coding sequence ATGAAACCTATTACCACTCTTCCGACTATACGATCAGGTCGACGCGGCTTTACGCTCGTTGAACTCCTGGTTGTCATCGCTATCATCGGCGTCTTGATCGCACTGCTGCTCCCCGCAGTTCAGCAGGCGCGGGAAGCGGCTCGCCGCATGCAGTGCACGAATCAGATGCGACAGATCGCTCTGGCCCAGCACAACTTCCATGACACGTTCCGCGAACTTCCCCCAGGCAGCCAGGGGAACGATCCGTGGGGCCGCGACTCGTGGTCGTATTACGGCTTCATTCTGCCGTTCATTGAACAGACGGCAATGTATGAGCAGCTTGACTTCACAAACAAAATCAACGGCGCCGTCGGCCGCGGTGGAGATGCCCGTATCAATCTACTGGACACGATGATCTGCCCTTCAGACGACACGAATATTCAGGAAGAGGCGGTCCCCGAGTGGCGAAACGCGCTGCACAACTATGTCGTTTGCTACGGCGACTCGAACTACAACTCCGGCACTCCTTGGAATGTGGTTGACGGCTACACCGGCACTGCCGGCATGTTTGTGCCAGAGAAACGGGCCAAGTTGCGTGATGCAACCGATGGCTTGTCAAACACGCTGCTTGTCTCCGAGATCATCACCCCCACGCAGCAAGACGTTTGGAGTTCGATGGGACGCACGCAGGTTGCGATGGGCGCCGGCTTCACGACTTACTTAACGCCCAATGCAGACGCCAACGATCGGACCAATCGCTGCCATACCAATTTAGGCGGTGCGATGGGAGCGAAGTGCACGCAGCACGCCGACTGGGATTGGGGCGCCAATGTGGTCGCCGCACGCAGTTGGCACACCGGCGGAGTGAACGCGGCGATGGCGGATGGCTCGGTTCGGTTTGTTTCCGAGACGATCAACGTCACCACTTGGCGGAATCTTGGTGGTCGTAGCGATGGTCAAGTCGTTGGCGAATTCTAA
- a CDS encoding carboxypeptidase regulatory-like domain-containing protein: MQNAIDILLRKIPCLLALLVLGVGCFGGNSSHPGLVEVSGVLTIDGKPAKDISVVFQPEAGGNASRGTTLEDGSYQLMFDRHSSGALPGTHRIRFLSMAIDSTGASLPAKYRRPETGITVEVTREGPNEFPFELSGK; encoded by the coding sequence ATGCAAAACGCAATCGATATTCTCCTTCGCAAAATTCCCTGTCTCTTGGCGCTGTTGGTGCTGGGAGTCGGGTGTTTCGGCGGAAATTCATCGCACCCTGGCTTGGTAGAAGTGAGCGGAGTCCTGACCATCGATGGAAAACCGGCCAAAGATATTTCCGTCGTCTTTCAGCCCGAGGCCGGCGGTAATGCGTCGCGCGGTACGACATTGGAAGATGGATCCTACCAATTGATGTTTGACCGGCATTCGTCCGGCGCGCTGCCAGGCACGCATCGCATTCGTTTTCTGTCGATGGCGATCGACTCGACCGGAGCCAGTTTGCCGGCCAAGTACCGCAGGCCGGAAACCGGGATCACCGTTGAAGTAACGCGCGAGGGGCCGAACGAATTTCCGTTTGAACTAAGCGGGAAGTAG
- a CDS encoding DUF1559 domain-containing protein, with the protein MSHSSRSRRGFTLVELLVVIAIIGVLIALLLPAVQQAREAARRMQCTNNMKQLGLALHNYHDTHLVFPPATINPGCHGCKTIVSPDTLSTNVRNVTVHLLILPFLEQNTLHDQLDFRKPMGLAAHADVTDPSATDAAANMAVLKGTRLGAFACPSDPYDSPGTTTDTTSHYYSIDYYRTSYTVASRDWEDDAYNAQLYWGTSTNYSNQRGAFGHNGSAKMRDITDGTSHSILFCETPMRKDAVTRGPFWGTWTNTFWIKMSYGINVPRSATVPQVFAWSAGSEHPGGCNILLGDGSIRFLSETTDDATTLDLVSISDGEVLGEF; encoded by the coding sequence ATGTCGCACTCATCTCGAAGCCGGCGCGGCTTTACGCTCGTCGAACTGTTGGTTGTCATCGCGATCATTGGAGTCTTGATCGCTTTACTTTTGCCTGCCGTGCAACAGGCCCGCGAAGCAGCGCGGCGGATGCAATGCACGAACAACATGAAGCAGCTTGGTCTGGCGCTGCACAACTACCATGACACGCATTTGGTCTTTCCGCCGGCGACGATCAATCCTGGTTGTCACGGGTGTAAGACGATCGTGTCGCCCGACACGTTGTCGACCAATGTTCGTAACGTGACGGTCCACTTGTTGATCTTGCCATTTCTAGAGCAGAACACGTTGCACGACCAACTTGACTTCCGCAAGCCGATGGGCTTGGCTGCTCACGCGGACGTAACCGATCCCAGCGCGACCGACGCCGCCGCCAACATGGCGGTCTTAAAAGGGACGCGTCTGGGGGCGTTCGCCTGTCCGTCGGATCCCTATGACAGCCCCGGCACAACGACCGACACGACCAGTCACTACTACTCGATCGACTACTATCGAACCAGCTACACAGTCGCGTCGCGCGACTGGGAAGACGACGCCTACAACGCTCAGCTGTACTGGGGTACGTCGACCAACTATTCCAACCAACGTGGCGCGTTCGGTCATAACGGCTCGGCGAAAATGCGTGACATTACCGACGGAACGTCCCATTCGATTTTGTTTTGCGAGACGCCGATGCGAAAGGACGCGGTCACGCGCGGACCATTTTGGGGAACTTGGACCAACACGTTTTGGATCAAGATGTCTTACGGCATCAATGTTCCGCGCTCGGCGACCGTTCCGCAGGTATTCGCTTGGTCGGCCGGCAGCGAGCACCCCGGTGGATGCAATATCTTGCTGGGAGACGGCTCGATTCGCTTTTTAAGTGAAACGACCGATGACGCGACGACGCTGGATCTGGTCAGCATTTCCGACGGTGAAGTCCTGGGCGAATTTTAA
- a CDS encoding alpha/beta fold hydrolase gives MSLSVQHRFLHVGGKKTQLMTLGDGPPLVYLHSAGGETEAIPFHHKLAEHYTVYAPAHPGFALSEGLNDILDIHDLAWHYVDLFADLELANVPVIGYSLGAWLAVELAILRPQLVSRLGLISAAGLHVEGAPMGELFIDDFDKLRELIFFDPSSSAALETTPSSPDDSRMLMWLRAREATARVGWNPYLHDPKLPRHLHRVTQPTTIVWGRHDKLIPLAHGEYYAEHLPNATLQILEECGHGVPWEKCEEAATLLM, from the coding sequence ATGTCACTCAGTGTCCAGCATCGCTTCCTTCATGTCGGCGGCAAGAAAACGCAATTGATGACTTTGGGAGATGGTCCCCCGCTGGTCTATTTGCACTCGGCCGGCGGCGAAACTGAAGCGATTCCGTTTCACCACAAGTTGGCCGAGCATTACACCGTCTATGCGCCGGCGCATCCCGGATTCGCGCTCAGTGAAGGACTGAACGACATCCTCGACATCCACGATCTGGCTTGGCACTATGTGGATCTGTTCGCCGACTTGGAACTAGCAAACGTGCCGGTGATCGGTTATTCGCTCGGCGCTTGGCTCGCGGTCGAGTTGGCGATTTTACGACCCCAGTTAGTGAGCCGACTGGGGCTGATCTCCGCGGCCGGCTTGCACGTCGAAGGAGCGCCGATGGGGGAACTGTTCATTGACGACTTTGACAAACTGCGCGAGTTGATTTTTTTCGATCCGAGTAGCTCAGCGGCGCTCGAAACGACTCCCAGTTCGCCCGATGATTCAAGGATGCTGATGTGGCTGCGAGCGCGGGAAGCGACGGCACGCGTCGGCTGGAATCCGTATTTGCACGATCCAAAACTTCCGCGGCATCTGCACCGCGTCACGCAGCCGACGACGATCGTCTGGGGACGGCACGACAAGCTGATTCCTCTGGCCCACGGCGAGTACTATGCCGAGCATTTACCGAACGCGACGCTGCAGATTCTAGAAGAGTGCGGTCACGGCGTGCCGTGGGAAAAGTGCGAGGAAGCGGCGACGTTGTTGATGTAA
- a CDS encoding LLM class flavin-dependent oxidoreductase, translating into MKFFAFHLMPWDRLPADFAERYDSAWTTVPNSLYDPRHGGQLYNDYLDQLVLADKLGFDGVCVNEHHQNAYGTMPSPNLMASILARQTKHVKIAVVGNALPLYNPPTRVAEEFAMIDCISGGRLIAGLVVGGGPEYYSFSLNPTHARSMYREAFDLVLRCWTETGPFEHYGQHWKLRYVNPWPRPIQQPHPPVWIPGAGSKETIQFVAQRRFAYMGIPYFHLDFFQRNFDLFRDACEKNGYTADPEQLGWLLPIYVAESDEQAWAEYEEHLWYFVRNLLKGLVIFPPGYTSVRSIAGIQRGLQQFMTACQTRDDIERGGYAIVGSPKTVREKLQTYSKRLGVGNLLGLFQIGTLPHELACKNMSLFAEQVMPQLRAESQR; encoded by the coding sequence ATGAAGTTCTTCGCGTTTCATCTTATGCCGTGGGATCGGTTGCCTGCCGATTTTGCAGAGCGATACGACAGCGCTTGGACCACCGTTCCCAACTCGCTCTACGATCCGCGGCACGGCGGTCAGTTATACAACGACTATCTCGATCAACTGGTCTTGGCAGACAAGTTGGGCTTTGACGGCGTCTGCGTCAACGAGCATCATCAGAACGCCTACGGCACGATGCCTAGCCCGAATCTGATGGCGTCGATCCTGGCTCGTCAGACCAAGCATGTCAAAATCGCCGTGGTCGGCAATGCGTTGCCGCTCTACAACCCGCCGACCCGCGTCGCCGAAGAGTTTGCGATGATCGACTGCATCAGCGGCGGTCGGTTGATCGCCGGACTCGTGGTCGGCGGCGGTCCGGAGTATTACAGTTTCTCGCTCAATCCGACGCATGCGCGCAGCATGTATCGCGAAGCGTTTGATCTGGTGCTGCGTTGCTGGACCGAAACAGGCCCGTTTGAGCATTACGGCCAACATTGGAAACTGCGCTATGTGAATCCTTGGCCGCGGCCGATTCAGCAGCCTCATCCGCCGGTCTGGATTCCCGGCGCCGGCAGCAAAGAGACGATCCAGTTTGTGGCTCAGCGGCGGTTCGCCTATATGGGGATTCCTTACTTTCATCTCGACTTCTTTCAGCGGAACTTTGATCTGTTTCGCGACGCCTGCGAGAAGAACGGCTACACGGCCGATCCTGAGCAACTGGGCTGGCTGTTGCCGATCTACGTCGCCGAAAGCGACGAGCAGGCCTGGGCCGAGTACGAAGAGCACCTCTGGTACTTTGTACGGAACCTGCTGAAGGGACTCGTCATCTTTCCGCCGGGCTACACCAGCGTCCGTTCGATCGCCGGCATTCAGCGTGGACTGCAACAGTTTATGACCGCCTGCCAAACTCGCGATGATATCGAGCGCGGCGGCTACGCGATTGTCGGCAGCCCGAAGACGGTGCGCGAGAAACTGCAAACGTACTCGAAGCGTCTCGGCGTCGGCAACTTGCTGGGATTGTTCCAGATCGGAACCTTGCCGCATGAATTGGCGTGTAAGAATATGTCGCTGTTTGCTGAGCAGGTAATGCCACAACTTCGCGCTGAAAGCCAGCGCTAA
- a CDS encoding carboxypeptidase-like regulatory domain-containing protein codes for MASHFQIDSVCGRILALLILIAAVGCGQHRASDLPDLGEVSGTVTLDGKPLPEATVSFQSTEVGRMASGMTDSAGQYKLYLLNDISGAPLGQNDVYITTARPADDSKPGSGRPEKLPAIYHAKSTLSADVKSGANTFDFDLKSK; via the coding sequence ATGGCTTCACATTTTCAAATCGATTCTGTTTGCGGTCGTATTCTCGCACTGTTGATCCTGATCGCCGCCGTTGGTTGCGGTCAACATCGCGCAAGCGATTTGCCCGACCTTGGTGAAGTGAGCGGAACCGTCACGCTTGACGGCAAGCCGCTTCCCGAAGCGACCGTCTCGTTTCAATCGACCGAAGTAGGCCGCATGGCGTCAGGTATGACCGACAGTGCAGGGCAGTACAAGCTTTACCTGTTGAACGACATTTCAGGTGCTCCGCTTGGTCAAAACGACGTCTATATCACGACCGCACGGCCAGCCGACGACTCAAAGCCGGGCAGCGGCAGACCAGAGAAATTGCCGGCCATTTATCACGCCAAGTCGACGCTTTCCGCCGATGTCAAGTCAGGCGCCAACACGTTCGACTTCGATTTGAAATCGAAGTAG
- a CDS encoding DUF1559 domain-containing protein produces the protein MSSPHRTNRGFTLVELLVVIAIIGVLIALLLPAVQQAREAARRMQCSNNLKQIGLALHNYHDTFNSLPPLCIIPGDDPDDSGSDTRDLVESWSWSALILPFIEQNSLYENAGIGNGVRLDTQLNDAAKVVISAYRCPSDVGISVADPAQRFLKGAGSNYAAFNHSRSARYLSGADGGFYANVGRKLRDVTDGLSNTLAVGEVASRLNGQTMCLKSWAGCQLGRDGDCMDDIGLSGRWPINDSTGTSNQTAEALSSLHPGGAQTLRFDGSVHFLSENIQFLRSAAPDNNGSALDSLYEYLIAINDGQVIADN, from the coding sequence ATGTCTTCACCTCATCGGACGAATCGTGGCTTCACCTTGGTGGAGCTCTTGGTTGTCATCGCCATTATTGGCGTTCTTATTGCACTGTTATTGCCCGCCGTGCAGCAAGCGCGCGAGGCAGCTCGCCGGATGCAATGCAGCAACAATTTGAAGCAAATAGGGCTTGCACTGCATAACTATCACGACACGTTCAATTCCCTGCCCCCCTTGTGTATTATTCCGGGCGACGATCCGGACGATAGCGGCTCGGACACGCGGGACCTTGTCGAGAGTTGGTCATGGTCGGCGCTGATCTTGCCGTTTATTGAGCAGAACAGCCTGTATGAAAACGCCGGCATCGGCAACGGAGTTCGCCTGGACACTCAATTGAACGATGCGGCGAAGGTCGTCATTTCCGCTTATCGCTGCCCGTCCGATGTTGGCATTTCTGTCGCAGACCCAGCCCAAAGATTTTTGAAAGGCGCGGGGTCTAACTATGCTGCCTTCAATCACTCGCGTTCGGCACGTTATCTTAGCGGCGCCGACGGCGGATTCTACGCCAACGTCGGACGAAAACTACGTGATGTGACCGATGGCCTGAGCAATACGTTGGCGGTGGGGGAAGTCGCCAGTAGGTTAAATGGCCAAACCATGTGCTTGAAGAGTTGGGCCGGTTGCCAGCTTGGACGCGATGGTGATTGCATGGACGACATCGGGCTTTCAGGACGCTGGCCAATCAACGATTCGACAGGCACTTCAAATCAAACGGCCGAAGCACTCAGCAGTCTGCATCCCGGCGGCGCGCAAACGCTGCGGTTTGACGGCAGTGTCCACTTTCTCTCAGAAAACATCCAGTTTTTGCGTTCTGCGGCGCCCGACAATAATGGAAGTGCGCTCGATAGTCTGTATGAGTATTTGATCGCCATCAACGACGGCCAAGTCATTGCTGATAACTAA
- a CDS encoding DUF1559 domain-containing protein translates to MSSLRLSKRGFTLVELLVVIAIIGVLIALLLPAVQQAREAARRMQCSNNLKQIGLALHNYHDTFNALPPLAITPIGDPDDPGDFPMAGAVESWGWTAFLLPFIEENNLYETAGIAKGVQLGTQLTLANTVVSGYRCPSDTGAAVDDPAQRFMNGAGSNYGAYNNSLSGNLTKTADGGFNLNLSRKFRDVTDGLSNTLAIGESCSRLNGQTMSLKSWAGCREGKDGNCLDEVGLSGRWPINDTTGNIDQKGEALSSLHPGGAQTLRFDGSAHFLSENIQFLRPAAPANNSGSVDSLYEYLIAINDGQVIAEN, encoded by the coding sequence ATGTCCTCTCTTCGTTTGTCGAAACGCGGTTTCACCTTGGTGGAATTGCTGGTAGTTATCGCCATTATCGGCGTTCTGATCGCATTATTGCTTCCGGCAGTGCAACAGGCCCGGGAAGCGGCACGGCGGATGCAATGCAGCAACAATCTCAAGCAGATTGGGCTGGCGCTGCACAACTATCATGACACGTTTAATGCCTTGCCACCGCTGGCAATTACGCCGATCGGCGATCCCGATGATCCCGGCGACTTCCCGATGGCTGGTGCGGTTGAGAGTTGGGGTTGGACAGCGTTTCTATTGCCGTTCATCGAAGAAAACAATCTCTATGAGACTGCTGGAATCGCCAAAGGGGTTCAGTTGGGAACGCAACTGACTTTGGCGAATACGGTGGTTTCGGGATATCGGTGTCCTTCCGATACCGGCGCCGCGGTTGATGACCCGGCTCAGCGATTCATGAACGGCGCCGGTTCCAACTATGGCGCCTATAACAATTCTCTTTCGGGCAATCTTACCAAGACCGCCGACGGCGGATTTAATCTGAATTTGAGTCGCAAGTTTCGTGATGTGACGGATGGTCTGAGCAATACGTTGGCGATCGGCGAAAGCTGCAGTCGGTTGAATGGCCAGACGATGAGCCTGAAGAGTTGGGCGGGATGTCGGGAAGGCAAAGATGGCAATTGCTTGGACGAGGTAGGACTTTCAGGACGTTGGCCGATCAATGATACGACCGGCAACATCGATCAAAAGGGAGAAGCGCTCAGTAGTTTGCACCCCGGTGGTGCGCAAACGTTGCGGTTCGACGGCAGCGCCCATTTCCTCTCCGAGAACATCCAGTTTTTGCGACCTGCCGCGCCCGCCAACAATTCTGGTTCGGTCGATAGTCTGTATGAATATTTGATCGCCATCAACGACGGCCAAGTCATCGCAGAAAACTAG
- a CDS encoding glycosyltransferase family 4 protein, which translates to MSGLRIAMVTRRFWPLVGGAEMVMANLAQQLRRQAADVRIVTARWQKNWPERIVHREIPILRLPNPQLRGWGTLRYMMSLGKYLQQHQAELDAVYVSMLKHSAYMAVERLKNTSTPIVLRAEGGGETGDCRWQAEANFGLRIRAVCQQADAIVAPSAAIREELLAAGYDPAKLHFIPNGVAIPAAGNQQRRFDARMALQSAQPLFSFHNDMPLAVYTGRLHPKKGLLTAIEAWPHVLQRFPDAKLVLVGEGPQESQLRERIESLRLQERVFLPGVFDDVSDLLDAADFFLLPSHEEGMSLSLLEAMAAGLPVIATDIPGNRQLVESGRNGLLFPVDDVAALQQEIVNVIHQPIAARQMGEAARAMVTQKYSLTAATTRHLDLFAELRETKRSVG; encoded by the coding sequence ATGAGCGGTTTGCGCATCGCAATGGTGACGCGCCGTTTTTGGCCATTGGTCGGCGGCGCCGAGATGGTGATGGCCAATCTCGCCCAACAGCTGCGCCGTCAAGCGGCCGATGTACGGATCGTGACCGCGCGTTGGCAAAAAAACTGGCCAGAGCGGATCGTTCATCGTGAGATTCCCATTCTGCGACTTCCCAACCCGCAGCTGCGCGGCTGGGGGACGCTACGGTACATGATGTCGCTGGGAAAGTACCTGCAACAGCATCAAGCCGAGTTGGACGCCGTCTACGTTTCGATGCTGAAGCATAGCGCCTACATGGCGGTCGAACGGCTGAAAAATACGTCGACTCCGATCGTATTAAGAGCCGAAGGGGGAGGGGAGACCGGCGATTGTCGCTGGCAAGCCGAAGCCAACTTCGGGCTCCGCATTCGCGCCGTCTGTCAGCAAGCCGACGCGATTGTCGCGCCCAGCGCCGCGATCAGAGAAGAGTTATTGGCCGCAGGGTACGATCCGGCGAAACTCCACTTTATACCCAACGGCGTCGCGATTCCGGCGGCCGGCAATCAACAGCGCCGGTTTGACGCGCGAATGGCGCTGCAAAGTGCGCAGCCGTTGTTCTCCTTTCACAACGACATGCCGCTGGCCGTCTATACCGGTCGGCTCCATCCCAAGAAAGGGTTGCTCACGGCGATCGAAGCGTGGCCGCATGTCCTGCAGCGATTTCCAGACGCCAAGCTGGTGCTGGTCGGCGAAGGTCCGCAAGAGTCGCAGCTGCGCGAGCGAATCGAGTCGCTTCGTTTGCAAGAACGCGTCTTCTTGCCTGGAGTCTTTGATGACGTCTCGGATCTATTGGACGCGGCCGACTTCTTTTTGCTTCCTTCGCATGAAGAGGGAATGTCCCTCTCGCTGCTAGAAGCGATGGCGGCCGGTCTGCCGGTGATCGCGACAGATATTCCCGGCAATCGTCAGTTAGTCGAATCGGGGCGCAATGGACTGCTGTTTCCGGTCGATGACGTGGCCGCGCTGCAGCAAGAAATTGTCAACGTCATTCATCAGCCGATTGCGGCTCGTCAGATGGGCGAAGCGGCTCGTGCGATGGTGACCCAAAAATATAGCCTGACCGCCGCAACGACCAGGCATTTGGATTTGTTCGCCGAACTTCGTGAAACGAAACGTTCGGTCGGCTAG
- the hpt gene encoding hypoxanthine phosphoribosyltransferase: MRTLISQSQLEAGVRKLATELNRQYADRPLTVLGVLTGSVVLLADLIRQLEMPLRVGVLQARSYRGAATAPGELVVNLELMPAVEGCDVLLLDDIFDTGRTLDELARRMQACGAASVSSMVLLTKMGRCEVDYRPDYSAFDIPNEFVVGYGLDYQDQYRNLPFVAALEPEEIAAGTE; encoded by the coding sequence GTGCGTACTCTCATCTCCCAGTCACAATTGGAAGCTGGCGTCCGCAAATTGGCGACCGAATTGAATCGCCAATATGCCGACCGACCGCTGACGGTCCTCGGCGTGTTGACCGGCAGCGTCGTCTTGCTAGCCGACTTGATTCGTCAATTGGAAATGCCGCTGCGCGTCGGCGTGCTGCAGGCCCGCAGTTATCGCGGAGCCGCTACCGCGCCAGGCGAGTTAGTTGTCAATCTTGAATTGATGCCGGCCGTCGAAGGATGCGACGTGCTGCTGCTGGACGACATCTTTGACACTGGGCGAACGCTCGACGAATTAGCTCGCCGCATGCAAGCGTGCGGCGCGGCGTCGGTCAGCTCGATGGTCTTGTTGACCAAAATGGGACGCTGCGAAGTGGACTATCGGCCTGACTATTCGGCGTTTGATATACCGAATGAGTTTGTGGTCGGCTACGGACTCGACTATCAAGATCAATATCGTAATCTTCCCTTCGTAGCGGCGCTCGAACCGGAAGAGATCGCGGCTGGAACGGAATGA
- a CDS encoding esterase family protein codes for MTADIGNWSETTIAGHPCYLFEPEKRNPHGYVGLYLHGVHLGRLQDKLEFVAQFEKYGLPVVVPISQRSWWTDRICPEFDPQISAQQHLLENVLPFIAEKYDARPPQIGLFGTSMGGQGALRLAYKFPDKFPVVAAISPAIDYQERMRRDDDDPLWLQYDRPEEARQDSATLHIHPLNWPRNQFFCCCGDDIDWWESSERLRMKLYSLGVPHTCELELCGGGHGFTYYGMMAPRVMQFVYESLEKERRRIV; via the coding sequence ATGACAGCCGATATCGGAAATTGGAGCGAAACGACGATCGCCGGACATCCCTGCTATCTGTTTGAGCCAGAAAAACGGAATCCGCACGGATATGTCGGGCTCTATCTGCACGGAGTCCATCTCGGCCGGCTGCAAGACAAGCTGGAGTTCGTCGCGCAATTCGAAAAATATGGACTGCCGGTCGTCGTCCCGATCTCGCAGCGCAGCTGGTGGACTGATCGTATCTGCCCCGAGTTTGACCCGCAAATCTCGGCTCAACAACATCTGCTCGAAAACGTCTTACCGTTTATTGCAGAAAAATATGACGCCAGACCGCCGCAGATCGGCCTATTTGGGACCAGCATGGGAGGACAGGGTGCGCTGCGATTGGCCTACAAATTTCCGGACAAGTTTCCGGTGGTCGCCGCAATCAGTCCGGCGATTGACTATCAAGAGCGGATGCGCCGCGATGACGATGACCCGCTCTGGCTGCAATATGACCGGCCCGAAGAGGCGCGGCAAGACTCGGCGACCCTCCATATTCACCCGCTGAATTGGCCCCGAAATCAGTTCTTCTGCTGCTGCGGCGATGACATCGATTGGTGGGAAAGCTCCGAGCGGCTGCGGATGAAACTCTACTCCTTAGGAGTGCCGCATACCTGCGAACTGGAGCTTTGCGGCGGCGGCCATGGCTTTACTTACTACGGGATGATGGCGCCGCGAGTGATGCAGTTTGTCTACGAGAGTCTCGAGAAAGAACGTCGCCGCATCGTCTAA
- a CDS encoding glycosyltransferase: MKRLLLIIPTLDRGGAEKQLTMLAAGLPRDQFDVHVCLLTRSGPLEETLRGHDIPIIEIRKRRKLDPVAYLRLKKEIKHLHPDIVHTWIFAANSYGRSAAQTVKVPHIICGERCVDPWKQGYELAIDRYLDRKTDKIAVNSTGVEQFYVEKGRNAAKFVVIPNGIDATPPEPLQTREQLLRQLDLPYDARLLIAVGRLWPQKRLKDLIWSIDILGRIRKDVHLLIVGDGPQRDRLMKFSRQNHTQNNVHFLGAREDVPQLFAHADCFLLASGYEGQSNALMEAMVAGVPAIVSDIPGNRDLVIPEKTGFLIPLGQRAEYARYVNRVLDDNDLRLRLGQAAQARIAAEFSIPQMIDRHVALYNEVTSA, encoded by the coding sequence ATGAAGCGACTGCTGCTGATCATTCCCACACTCGATCGAGGGGGCGCCGAAAAACAACTAACCATGTTGGCGGCCGGCTTGCCTCGTGATCAATTTGACGTGCATGTCTGCCTACTGACGCGTTCTGGTCCGCTGGAGGAAACGCTGCGCGGACATGACATTCCGATCATCGAGATCCGCAAACGTCGCAAACTGGATCCAGTAGCCTATCTCCGCTTAAAAAAAGAGATCAAGCATCTCCATCCTGACATTGTGCATACCTGGATCTTCGCCGCAAATTCCTACGGTCGCTCGGCGGCGCAAACGGTCAAAGTTCCGCACATCATCTGCGGCGAACGGTGCGTCGATCCCTGGAAACAAGGATACGAATTAGCGATCGATCGCTATCTCGATCGCAAGACCGACAAGATTGCGGTCAACAGCACCGGCGTCGAACAGTTCTATGTCGAGAAAGGTCGCAACGCCGCGAAGTTTGTGGTGATTCCTAACGGGATTGACGCAACGCCGCCCGAGCCGCTTCAGACCCGCGAGCAACTCTTACGGCAATTGGATCTCCCCTATGACGCGCGGCTGCTAATCGCGGTCGGACGACTCTGGCCGCAAAAGCGGTTAAAAGATCTGATCTGGTCAATCGATATCTTGGGGCGCATTCGCAAAGACGTCCATCTGCTGATCGTTGGCGATGGTCCACAGCGCGATCGCCTCATGAAATTCTCACGGCAAAACCACACGCAGAACAACGTCCACTTTCTCGGCGCTCGCGAAGATGTGCCGCAGCTATTCGCGCATGCCGATTGTTTTTTGCTGGCGAGCGGCTACGAAGGGCAATCGAACGCATTGATGGAAGCGATGGTCGCCGGCGTTCCCGCGATTGTCAGCGATATCCCCGGCAACCGAGATCTGGTGATTCCCGAGAAAACCGGTTTTTTGATCCCGCTGGGACAAAGGGCCGAGTATGCTCGCTATGTCAATCGCGTGTTGGACGACAACGACCTCCGCCTGCGTCTGGGTCAGGCCGCCCAAGCGCGAATCGCCGCCGAGTTTTCGATTCCGCAGATGATCGACCGGCATGTCGCCCTCTATAACGAGGTGACGTCGGCTTAA